The genomic interval AACCGTTCAGCAATGGATAAATGAAATCAAAAATAAAACACAGCCTTCTATCATTCCGGATGCAGAAACTATCGAAATAGACGGAAAAGAAATCGTTATTCTTTCTACAAAAGAATTTCCGGTTAAGCCGGTTTCATTTAAAGGACGTTATTATAAAAGGGTTCAAAACTCAAACCATCAATTGAATCTGAGTGAGATTTCTAATTTGCATCTCCACACTTTCAATACCAGTTGGGATAGTTATGCAACCAATGATTATACTTTGGAAACCATTTCATTAAGCAAAGTCAATGCATTTATTGAAAAATCGAATGCCTTTAAAGAGTTTCCTTTACAAGATGACCCACTAACAGTTTTATATAAATTCGAACTTCTTAAAGAACCTCACATCACTAATGCCTGCCATTTGTTATTTTCTCAAAATGATGTTTTTCAGGCAACCATTGAGCTTGGGCGATTTGCTACTCCGACTTCTATCAAAGATGGATTTACACTTCGTAGTGACCTATTCAGCGAAGTAGACGAAGTGATGAATTTTGTTAGAAAACATATTAATAAAGAATATATTATCACCGGAAATCTGCAACGTGAAGAGCGTTGGCAATACCCATTGAATGCGATAAGGGAAATAATTGTTAATATGATTGTTCATCGTGATTATATGCACTATGGGGATTCTTCTATTAAAATTTATGATGATCATATTGAATTTTTCAATCCCGGCTCCCTTCCTGAATCTATATCCATTGAGCAATTAATGGATGGTAACTATACATCGCAAGCCAGAAATAAAAAAATAGCCTTTGTTTTTAAAGAAGCCGGAATTATTGAAAAATATGGATCGGGCATAAAAAGAATAAAAAACAGCTTTATTGACTATGGCCTGGAAGTGCCCGGATTCGAAAATTTTCAGCACGGATTCAGAGTAATTGCTTTTTCAAAAACTGTGGAGAAAACTGTGGAGAA from Dyadobacter sp. NIV53 carries:
- a CDS encoding RNA-binding domain-containing protein, which translates into the protein MSENSQNEYKSSFGDAVIETLVAFANSKGGQVFVGVDDDGKPVKNFSIKEETVQQWINEIKNKTQPSIIPDAETIEIDGKEIVILSTKEFPVKPVSFKGRYYKRVQNSNHQLNLSEISNLHLHTFNTSWDSYATNDYTLETISLSKVNAFIEKSNAFKEFPLQDDPLTVLYKFELLKEPHITNACHLLFSQNDVFQATIELGRFATPTSIKDGFTLRSDLFSEVDEVMNFVRKHINKEYIITGNLQREERWQYPLNAIREIIVNMIVHRDYMHYGDSSIKIYDDHIEFFNPGSLPESISIEQLMDGNYTSQARNKKIAFVFKEAGIIEKYGSGIKRIKNSFIDYGLEVPGFENFQHGFRVIAFSKTVEKTVEKTVEKTVEKTEIQILNLIKTNPKITTKAIQETTGLTRRGIEWQIQKLKERNIIERVGPDKGGYWEVKTEKL